In Shewanella glacialimarina, the genomic stretch GGTGGCGGCACATTCGATATTTCTATTCTGCGCTTAAATCGTGGTGTATTTGAAGTACTCGCTACCGGTGGTGACTCTGCATTAGGAGGTGATGATTTTGATCACCTTTTATTTGAACACTTTAAGCAAGCCTGGCAATTAACCACATTGACAGCACAAGAGTCTCGTCGACTATTGATTGAAGCTCGCCGAGTCAAAGAAGCGCTAACAGATAATCAAAACGTGACCGCGAATTTGTCGTACGATGATAAACAACTTGATTTAATTGTTACTAAAGCTGAATTTGACTCTTTAATTGCTTCATTAGTTAAAAAAACTATTGGTAGTTGTCGCCGCACATTACGTGATGCGGGTGTGACTACCGATGAAGTGATTGAAACCGTTATGGTTGGCGGTTCTACACGTGTCCCTTTGGTTCGTGAGCAGGTTGAAGCCTTCTTCAATAAACTACCATTAACCACAATCGATCCTGATCGGGTTGTCGCTATTGGCGCCGCAATTCAAGCTGACATTTTAGTCGGTAACAAGCCTGAGTCAGACTTATTATTGTTAGATGTTATTCCGTTATCCCTAGGTATTGAAACCATGGGCGGCCTGGTAGAAAAAGTGGTTACCCGAAATACCACAATTCCTGTTGCGCGAGCTCAAGAGTTCACTACCTTTAAAGATGGTCAGACTGCAATGGCATTTCATGTTGTGCAGGGTGAACGCGAGTTAGTCGATGATTGCCGCTCTCTAGCGCGTTTTACCTTGCAAGGTATACCCGCTTTAGCCGCCGGTGCTGCGCATATTCGAGTGACATTTCAAGTCGATGCAGATGGCTTGCTGAATGTCACCGCAATGGAAAAGTCGAGCGGAGTACAAACTAGCATTCAGGTTAAGCCATCATTTGGTTTATCTGATACAGAAATTGCTACAATGCTTAAAGATTCTATGAAGCATGCAAAAGAGGATATTACTCGCCGTATGCTTGCAGAACAAAAAGTTGAAGCTGCTAGAGTTATTGAATCGTTAAATGCTGCATTACAAAAAGACGGTGATTTACTCGAAGCCAATGTGCGTTTACAGCTACAAACTGCTATTGAGTTACTAGCTGCTACCGCAGAAAAAGATGATGTTGATGCGATTGAAAAAGCCATCAACGATTTAGATGCCCAAACCCAAGATTTTGCGGCAAGACGTATGGATAACTCGATAAAAGCGGCGTTTAAGGGCCGTTCTGTCGACAATATATAGGTGAGAACATGCCACAATTAGTTTTTTTACCCCATAGTGAGTTATGTCCTGATGGTGCAGTGCTTGAAGCTGAAGTCGGTGAGACCATTTTAAACGTAGCTTTACGCAATGGTATTCATATTGAGCATGCTTGCGAAAAGTCATGTGCATGTACTACATGTCATGTGGTTGTGCGTGAAGGCTTTAATCAGCTTGAAGCAAGTGATGAGCTTGAGGATGACATGTTAGACAAAGCTTGGGGATTAGAGCCTGAGAGCCGTTTATCTTGCCAGGCTAAAGTGGTTGCATGTGACATGGTGATTGATATCCCTAAATACACCGTTAATATGGTGAGTGAAGGCTAAGCCAGTCATTGACTATTTTAGCCATATTTAAAAGGCAATAACCTAGAGGGTTATTGCCTTTTTTGTGTTTGATTAATACCGCTAGTTTTTACCACTAGATATTCACGCCTTGTTATCGCCGCTGTATGGTTAAAAATGCGTCCGTAAAGAAGCAATTTTCACCTAAAACACCACTTATGCTATGCATACAATATTAAATTACGTATAATCCGCGCGAATTTTATAAACTTGCTCACATTAAGGAAGCTAGTTATGGCGATCGAACGCACATTTTCTATAATCAAACCAGATGCAGTTGCTAACAACCACATCGGTGCTATTTATAATCGTTTTGAATCAGCAGGTCTTAAGATCGTTGCTTCTAAAATGGTTCATTTATCTAAAGAACAAGCAGAAGGTTTCTACGCTGAACATAGCGCACGTCCTTTCTTTGGTGCTTTAGTTTCTTTCATGACTTCTGGCCCAGTAATGGTTCAAGTGTTAGAAGGCGAAAACGCTGTTCTAGCTAACCGTGAAATCATGGGTGCTACTAACCCGGCTGAAGCTGCTCGTGGCACGCTACGTGGCGACTATGCTGCTAGCATTGATGAAAACGCAGTTCATGGTTCTGATGCACTTGAATCAGCAGCTCGTGAAATTGCTTACTTCTTTAGCGCTGATCAAGTGTGCCCACGCACTCGTTAATCTTTGCTAAGAAATGAGAAGGCGCCTAGGCGCCTTTTTTTTTTGC encodes the following:
- the hscA gene encoding Fe-S protein assembly chaperone HscA; this encodes MALLQIAEPGQSAAPHQHRLAVGIDLGTTNSLVAAVRSGQASTLLDEQGQHSLPSVVHYGKDTILVGHEAQAQSAIDPQNTIVSVKRFMGRSLQDIQNRDALHAYQFEASENGLPVFVTQQAKVNPIQVSAEILKPLIERAEKTLGGELQGVVVTVPAYFDDAQRQGTKDAAELLGVKVLRLLNEPTAAAIAYGLDSKQEGVIAIYDLGGGTFDISILRLNRGVFEVLATGGDSALGGDDFDHLLFEHFKQAWQLTTLTAQESRRLLIEARRVKEALTDNQNVTANLSYDDKQLDLIVTKAEFDSLIASLVKKTIGSCRRTLRDAGVTTDEVIETVMVGGSTRVPLVREQVEAFFNKLPLTTIDPDRVVAIGAAIQADILVGNKPESDLLLLDVIPLSLGIETMGGLVEKVVTRNTTIPVARAQEFTTFKDGQTAMAFHVVQGERELVDDCRSLARFTLQGIPALAAGAAHIRVTFQVDADGLLNVTAMEKSSGVQTSIQVKPSFGLSDTEIATMLKDSMKHAKEDITRRMLAEQKVEAARVIESLNAALQKDGDLLEANVRLQLQTAIELLAATAEKDDVDAIEKAINDLDAQTQDFAARRMDNSIKAAFKGRSVDNI
- the fdx gene encoding ISC system 2Fe-2S type ferredoxin, producing MPQLVFLPHSELCPDGAVLEAEVGETILNVALRNGIHIEHACEKSCACTTCHVVVREGFNQLEASDELEDDMLDKAWGLEPESRLSCQAKVVACDMVIDIPKYTVNMVSEG
- the ndk gene encoding nucleoside-diphosphate kinase, which gives rise to MAIERTFSIIKPDAVANNHIGAIYNRFESAGLKIVASKMVHLSKEQAEGFYAEHSARPFFGALVSFMTSGPVMVQVLEGENAVLANREIMGATNPAEAARGTLRGDYAASIDENAVHGSDALESAAREIAYFFSADQVCPRTR